In Nonlabens agnitus, the DNA window GCTACTGGAAAAATATTGGGAAGGCGAGACCAGCCTTCAAGAAGAGCAGGATTTAAGAGATTATTTCAAAAGTGATCGTGTGTCTCAGGAGCACTTGGTCTACAAAGGTCTGTTTCATAGTTATGAGATGGAGAAGAGCATTGATGATGGTGGTTTTGACGCTTTCGCGAAAGTGAAATCAAAACAGCTCCACAACAAAAAATTCAATCGCAGGACCTGGACCGGCATTGCGGTAGCCGCGAGTGTTTCCCTAATGGTAGCTGTAGGTTCAGGCCTATATGATCATTCAAACGACGCTGATTTGGGAACCTATGAATCTCCAGAAGAAGCCTATGAAGCAACCGTGGCAGCCCTTGAATTAGTGTCCAGTAAATTCAACAAAGGCAAACAAAACTTGCAACCCATTACCCAAATAAATAAACAAACCGCACAGGTTTTTAATATCAACCAAGATTAATTTTTAAAAACAAAACGATGAAAAAGATAATAACCCTAGTCCTGTTTTTTGCACTTGCAATAACAGCAAACGCCCAGAATTTTGACGAAGTGGGCAATTTAAAGCACGTGTCAGAAACTAGAGTGACCAGTGCCATGTTCAAAATGATCGCTGGAATAGACAGCGAGGACCCAGAATTTGCACAATTGATGAAAACCGTTGGTAACCTTAAAGATTTAAGGGTTTACACTACCGATGATATGAACTCTGCTCAAAAAATGAGAACATTTACAGACGGAATGATTGCCAAAAACAAGATGGAATTATTGATGAGCAATAAGGAAGATGGCCAGAAGTTCACCTTTCATATGCGCAAGGGCAACACTGATACTAAAATACGTGAACTGGTCATGTTCATGGAAGATGCAGATGGCAATAAAGCAGACACGGTTCTTCTAGTCATCACTGGAGACCTTGATCTTAACGAGATTGCTAGAATTACCCAAAAAATGAACATACCAGGCCAGAAGCAGATAGAAAAAGCAACGCAGAAATAAATAACCACCACCAAAAACTTTTATCATGAACAAGCTAATATTAAAAATTGTTGCCATATCACTAACAGTCATGGCGCTATTGACATCATGTAGTAACGAAGAATCACTTCAACAATTCTACGTTGACAGCGCAGAAAAAGATGGGTTTATCACCACAAGTATTCCTAAATCCATCCTAGGAGTCGATGCATCAAAATTTTCACCAGAGTCACGTGAGGCTTATGAATCCATAGAAAAGGTAAATCTTATTGCTTTACCGGCAAAAGATGATAATAAGGACTTGTACCTTACAGAATCGGCTAAACTGGATAAGATCTTTCAAAATGAGAAGTATGAATTACTGATGTCACACAGTAGTGATGGCGTAAAAATGAAGATGATGTTTGACGGTTCTCAAGATGCGATCGATGAGATCATTGTGTATGGCAGATCAGACGATATGGGATTAGGTGTCGCGAGAATTTTGGGAGATGATATGAATGTGAGCGAGATCATGTCCATGATTCAAGAAGTTGAGATTAAAGACATCAACATTCCAGGCCTAAAATCTATTATAGGTGAACTTGGTATGCCAGTAAAGGAAATGAAGATGGAAACAGAATAGATTACAACAGTCAAAGGATATTTGAAAAGGCTCTTGCGGTACTCGCAAGAGCCTTTTTGTTTTATCGCATTTTTAAATATTCCTAAGCTATAAACGTATATTTGCAGCCGCTTAAAAAAAGTCTTTTATGAAAGCAGGAATCGTAGGTCTTCCTAATGTAGGTAAGTCCACCTTGTTTAATTGTTTGTCTAATGCAAAGGCGCAAAGCGCCAACTTTCCATTTTGTACTATTGAACCTAATGTAGGTGTGGTAAATGTACCAGATCCACGATTAGAGAAGTTGGAGTCTCTTGTCAATCCAGAAAGAGTAGTGCCAGCAACTGTGGAAATCGTGGACATCGCAGGACTGGTTAAAGGAGCCAGTAAAGGAGAAGGATTAGGGAATCAGTTTTTGGGTAACATACGCGAGACAGATGCCATCATTCATGTCTTACGTTGTTTTGAGAATGATAATATTGTTCACGTTGATGGTAGCGTTGACCCAATTAGAGATAAGGAAACCATAGATATCGAACTTCAATTAAAGGACTTGGAGACCGTTGATAAGAAATTGGAGAAGGTCAAAAAGGCTGCGCGAACAGGCAACAAAGATGCCATTAAGGAAGATGAAGTACTTTCAGCTGTAAAGCGTGCGTTGGAATCGGGTAAATCTGTTCGTACGGTGCAAGTAGATGATACCGCAAGACAAGAATTTATAAAGCCTTTACAGTTCATTACAGACAAGCCTGTTTTGTATTTATGCAATGTGAACGACGATGCAGCGGTTGATGGTAATGAATATGTTGAAAAAGTAAGGGAACTTGTCAAGGATGAAAACGCCGAAGTTCTTGTACTTGCTGTGGGAACGGAAGCAGATATTACAGAGTTAGAGGATTATGAAGAGCGCAAGGAATTTCTATCTGACATGGGATTAGATGAGCCTGGTAGTGCAAAATTGATACGTTCTGCCTATAAGTTGCTTAATCAAGAAACCTATTTCACTGCAGGAGTTAAAGAAGTGAGAGCATGGACCATCAATGCCGGTTCAACTGCACCTCAAGCTGCAGGCGTTATACACACCGATTTTGAGAAAGGCTTCATACGCGCTGAGGTGATCAAATACGACACTTATGTGGAATATGGATCAGAGCAAAAAGTAAAGGAAGCTGGAAAACTTAAAGTAGAAGGAAAAGAATACATTGTACAGGATGGTGACATCATGCATTTCTTGTTCAATGTTTAATCACGAGTTATATTTGACGCTTTAAGTAGCGATCAAATCGGGATGTGGCGCAGTCTGGTAGCGTACACGGCTGGGGCCGTGTGGTCGCAGGTTCAAATCCTGTCATCCCGACAAATGAGGCTTTCAATGCCTATCAAATCATAGCAAATGCTATGATTTTTAGTTATTTGATTTTTAAGAACACCATCTAAATTGGCTATCTTCAATTTAAAGGTTACCTGTAAGGTGGCTTTTTTTGCTTATGAAAATGAGCGTATGTACCACTATTGCTGAATTTACATTGGTTTCAAATTTTTATTTTCAACAATTTTATGTGACCTAGAGTAATTTTTTAAGTACACTCTGCTACGAATCTTAATAAAATTATTACAGCTTCCACCCTTGGTATTTCAGACTATCTGTTAATACCCAACGGATTTTCCCAAGTCTCAGAATAAATGTAAAGTTTAAGTTGTAACACTAATCACTATTAATATTCGAGTTTTACCCTACTTAGGTCATGGAGGCGAGTAACTACATCAATTAAGTCAAGCCAAAACCGCTATAGATCCAAAAGCAGTGGATAATTGAAGGTAAAATATTTCCCGCAAGCAGCGTCAACACGCTATCCAAAATACGTCGCTAAAATATTATTTAGAATAAATACAAATAGCTTGGAAAGTACATTTCCGCTGTATAAATTCGCAGCCAAATTCAACTATATATAATTAGTCTAAATAAAAACAAATGAAAGTTCGTTCTAATTTCTCGTTATTATTAATACTGTTCTCTTTCATCTCTTACGCTCAAACTACCACCATCAGTGGAAGGTTAGTAGACAGTAACAATCAACCTTTATCTCTTGTTAATGTTTCGGTTTTGAATTCTACTGTTGGAAGTCAAAGTGATCGCAACGGTGACTTTAAGATCTCTGGGATAGGAGAAGGAACAATTACCTTACTATTCTCTTCGATTGGATACAAATCTCGAGAAATTCAAGTTTCTATTCAAGATAGTTCGCCCAAAGACTTAGGAACCATAGTCCTCTATGAAGGGAATGAAATTTTAGGCACAGTTACTTTAAACGGCGAACGTCGCAATAAGTTTTCCAGAAAAAAGAGTGCTTACGTGGCAAAGCTTCCTCTAAAGGATATAGAAAACACACAGGTATATAGCACAGTAACTTCTGAGTTGTTGGAGTCTCAAGTCGTGACCAACTTTGATGATGCCCTAAAAAATGCCACCGGCGTAGAGCAATTATGGACTTCCACAGGTCGTGGAGGTGATGGTGCTGGATATTATGCCTTACGAGGTTTTTCTCTGCAGCCGCAACTGGTTAATGGATTGCCAGGCTTGACAAATGGTACCATAAACCCTGCAAATATTGAACGTATTGAGGTGATTAAAGGTCCGTCAGCAACTTTATTCGGGAATGCAGTTTCTTCCTACGGCGGTTTAATTAACGTCGTAACAAAAAAACCTTATTCTGGAACCGGTGGAGAGCTTTCATTCACCTCTGGATCCTATGGTTTCAATCAAATTGTTGGTGATTTTAATACAAACCTTGACAGCAATGAGAATCTCTACTTCCGTTTGAATACTTCTTACAGTACTCAAGAATCGTTTCAGGATGCGGGATTTAGAAACTCCTTTTTTGTTGCACCTTCATTATCCTACCGTGTGAATAACAGGCTTTCGTTCTCATTCTATGGTGAGATTACCCAAGCCGAACAAACAAACCCTACATTTCTTTTTCTGAACAGAAATGCACCAACAGAATCAGCTAATCTTGAAGAGCTCAATTACAACAATAAACTTTCTTTTACCAGCAATGATTTAACTCTTACAAATCCTACTCAAAACTATCGCGTTGAAATGGATTACAAACTTTCTGACAACTGGCAGTCACAAACATTGCTTTCTAAAAGCGCCACTTCGACTCGCGGTTATTACTCCTATCTTTTTGAATTTGGCATTCTACCTGATGATACCTTTACCCGTTTCATTAGTAAACAGAACTCTCAAACTAATACTACAGACATTCAACAAAACTTCATAGGTAATTTCAACATTGATGGGAAACGTAACCGCATGGTCATTGGACTTGATTACCTTAATGTAAACACAACTGATAATAGCACGGGTTATGTGTTTTATGGGAATGTAACACCAGAAGGTGGGTTCAATGGCGACGATCCTTTTACACCTGATGTCGTAGAAGATGACTTGTTTCCATTATCCACTGCTGGCGTTGATGCCGCTCTTGAAAACACACCTGTTGGTAATAATAATTCAAAATATAGCATCTATAGCTTATATGTTTCTGATGTGGTCAATTTCACTCCTCAGTTATCCTTAATGCTTGGCTTAAGACTAGATCATTTTGATAATAATGGTGACATACTTACTGATGAAGATGATTTTAATCAAACCGCCTTATCACCTAAGTTAGGTGCGCTTTATCAAATCATTGACAATGAACTTTCGGTCTTTGCAAATTATCAAAATGGATTTAATAATGTAGCACCTCGTTTAGTCGGTGATCCTCAAGATGGCGCCCAAAGGTTACAAACCTTTGACCCAGAGCAGGCCAACCAGTTCGAGGCTGGTATTAAGTCCAGTTTATTTGACAATAGACTTGATGGGACACTTAGCTATTATAATATTACAGTTCAAGATAGGGTGATTCAAGATCCAGCAAACCCATTCAATTTTATCGCCAATGGAGAGGTAGTAAGTCAAGGAGTAGAATTGGAAATTAATGCCAACCCTATCAATGGACTTAACATTAGAGGTGGTTATAGCTACAATGACAGTGAAACCACTAGAACTGACGATCCTCTCATTTTAAATAAAAGACCTTTGGAGGCAGGACCAAAAAATCTATACAACTTCTGGGCTAGCTATGCTTTTCAAGATAACACATTACAAGGTTTCGGTGTTGGGTTTGGCTTCAACGGTGCTAGTGAGAGATTTGTGAAAAACTACACCACCACTGGTAATTTCACTTTGCCTTCATACACGGTTTACAATGCTTCAGCTTTTTATGAAGTCAACAAGTATCGTATCGCTTTAAAGGTTAATAACCTGACCAATTTAGAATACTACAAGGGTTGGACTACGATAAATCCACAACAACCACGTGCAGTGCTGGCAAACTTCACCTATAAGTTTTAGTAAGATCTCGCTTTCGCGAAAGCGATATCGCACCAAAACGGCAGTGGAACTTAAACCTACTTTTTAAGATGACTTTCAAACAAATAATCAGATCCATACACAAAATCCTAGGTCTTGCCAGTGGGACCGCGGTATTTATAGTGGCCATCACCGGTGCCTTGTGGGCTTTTAAAGATGAAGTCAAAGCCTTATCAGATGATTATAAATATGTAACGGTAAGGGATCAACCTGTCTTAACCCCAACGATGGTGAAAGAATTAGCTGCAGAAATGTATCCAGGAAAATCTCTACATGGGACGGTTTATAATGAACCAGGTGAATCTATAGAAGCCATTTTTTACCAAGAGTCACCTTTGTTTTATCGCAGCATTTTCCTAAATCCTTATACAGGTAAATTGCTACATACTGAAG includes these proteins:
- the ychF gene encoding redox-regulated ATPase YchF; protein product: MKAGIVGLPNVGKSTLFNCLSNAKAQSANFPFCTIEPNVGVVNVPDPRLEKLESLVNPERVVPATVEIVDIAGLVKGASKGEGLGNQFLGNIRETDAIIHVLRCFENDNIVHVDGSVDPIRDKETIDIELQLKDLETVDKKLEKVKKAARTGNKDAIKEDEVLSAVKRALESGKSVRTVQVDDTARQEFIKPLQFITDKPVLYLCNVNDDAAVDGNEYVEKVRELVKDENAEVLVLAVGTEADITELEDYEERKEFLSDMGLDEPGSAKLIRSAYKLLNQETYFTAGVKEVRAWTINAGSTAPQAAGVIHTDFEKGFIRAEVIKYDTYVEYGSEQKVKEAGKLKVEGKEYIVQDGDIMHFLFNV
- a CDS encoding DUF4252 domain-containing protein, which gives rise to MKKIITLVLFFALAITANAQNFDEVGNLKHVSETRVTSAMFKMIAGIDSEDPEFAQLMKTVGNLKDLRVYTTDDMNSAQKMRTFTDGMIAKNKMELLMSNKEDGQKFTFHMRKGNTDTKIRELVMFMEDADGNKADTVLLVITGDLDLNEIARITQKMNIPGQKQIEKATQK
- a CDS encoding DUF4252 domain-containing protein, which gives rise to MNKLILKIVAISLTVMALLTSCSNEESLQQFYVDSAEKDGFITTSIPKSILGVDASKFSPESREAYESIEKVNLIALPAKDDNKDLYLTESAKLDKIFQNEKYELLMSHSSDGVKMKMMFDGSQDAIDEIIVYGRSDDMGLGVARILGDDMNVSEIMSMIQEVEIKDINIPGLKSIIGELGMPVKEMKMETE
- a CDS encoding TonB-dependent receptor, coding for MKVRSNFSLLLILFSFISYAQTTTISGRLVDSNNQPLSLVNVSVLNSTVGSQSDRNGDFKISGIGEGTITLLFSSIGYKSREIQVSIQDSSPKDLGTIVLYEGNEILGTVTLNGERRNKFSRKKSAYVAKLPLKDIENTQVYSTVTSELLESQVVTNFDDALKNATGVEQLWTSTGRGGDGAGYYALRGFSLQPQLVNGLPGLTNGTINPANIERIEVIKGPSATLFGNAVSSYGGLINVVTKKPYSGTGGELSFTSGSYGFNQIVGDFNTNLDSNENLYFRLNTSYSTQESFQDAGFRNSFFVAPSLSYRVNNRLSFSFYGEITQAEQTNPTFLFLNRNAPTESANLEELNYNNKLSFTSNDLTLTNPTQNYRVEMDYKLSDNWQSQTLLSKSATSTRGYYSYLFEFGILPDDTFTRFISKQNSQTNTTDIQQNFIGNFNIDGKRNRMVIGLDYLNVNTTDNSTGYVFYGNVTPEGGFNGDDPFTPDVVEDDLFPLSTAGVDAALENTPVGNNNSKYSIYSLYVSDVVNFTPQLSLMLGLRLDHFDNNGDILTDEDDFNQTALSPKLGALYQIIDNELSVFANYQNGFNNVAPRLVGDPQDGAQRLQTFDPEQANQFEAGIKSSLFDNRLDGTLSYYNITVQDRVIQDPANPFNFIANGEVVSQGVELEINANPINGLNIRGGYSYNDSETTRTDDPLILNKRPLEAGPKNLYNFWASYAFQDNTLQGFGVGFGFNGASERFVKNYTTTGNFTLPSYTVYNASAFYEVNKYRIALKVNNLTNLEYYKGWTTINPQQPRAVLANFTYKF